GTAGAAATACCCATCGACATGGCAAACATTTTTGGGAGACTGAGCATGTCGCTTTTCATACCGAGCCGTGCGGTGGATATGAGGGCCATTGTGATGGCGATCAGGAGGACGAATTTAAAAAGCCCCTCGAAGTCGCCGTGTGCAAATGTGAATTTTACAGCAGTCAATGTCTTGCTAAGGGAATCGCCGTCCCCCCAAGCATAAATCATCTCTGCGCCGAATGCCTGCGCTGAAAACAACAACAATGCCGGTATGGCGATCCGCTTTAACATACTCTGTCTCCTTTATTTATTTGCACCGAAAAAACCGCTTTGGTTCATCCGGGCGATAAGTTTTTGAAGGGAGGGGCTTTTGGATTTTTGGTAAAGAGTTTTTAGGTGGGTCTCGATATCCCAGTCCCCCTCGCTTTTATAGGTAAGCGGCCGACCGCGCAAGTTCTGCTCCATTCCCTCTGAAAGTTCGATCTTTTGGGTATTTACCCCTTTTGCGTAAACAAACACCGGGGCTGAGGTAATTCCGTATCTGCGAAACAGCAGCGGGTCGATCCAAACCTGTGCTTTCATTCCGTTTTTTTCATTCCCCCCGTCAGTGATCACGTCGTTGATGTAACGCAGTGTCGGACGGATCTTTTCGCAACCACCTATACACCCGCGCATAACCATCACGACATGGTAGCCGAGGCCATAGGCATCAATCGCCT
This sequence is a window from Sulfuricurvum sp. IAE1. Protein-coding genes within it:
- a CDS encoding TrbC family F-type conjugative pilus assembly protein, yielding MKASGFTALFLLACHLNAYDLNSEAAKLQQRAAGQSVNGTIKISDEMQKRAQSVGYTFDAKKPEIEKWKDSMSYEDGKVVFNQQKKTGKPDAKKHPIFGEDERVYIFISSSIPKQTLIEYAKAIDAYGLGYHVVMVMRGCIGGCEKIRPTLRYINDVITDGGNEKNGMKAQVWIDPLLFRRYGITSAPVFVYAKGVNTQKIELSEGMEQNLRGRPLTYKSEGDWDIETHLKTLYQKSKSPSLQKLIARMNQSGFFGANK